A genome region from Cucumis sativus cultivar 9930 chromosome 4, Cucumber_9930_V3, whole genome shotgun sequence includes the following:
- the LOC101208005 gene encoding GDP-mannose 4,6 dehydratase 1, whose amino-acid sequence MASIADGTRSTSDTNGKAAEPAEKRRTALITGITGQDGSYLTEFLLDKGYEVHGLIRRSSNFNTQRINHIYIDPHNANKARMKLHYADLTDASSLRRWLDIILPDEVYNLAAQSHVAVSFEIPDYTADVVATGALRLLEAVRSHIAATGRSHIRYYQAGSSEMFGSTPPPQSETTPFHPRSPYAAAKCAAHWYTVNYREAYGIFACNGILFNHESPRRGENFVTRKITRAVGRIKIGLQSKLFLGNLQASRDWGFAGDYVEAMWMMLQQDQPDDYVVATEESHTVKEFLEVAFGYVGLNWKDHVVIDKRYFRPAEVDNLKGDASKVKRVLGWKPKVGFEKLVKMMVDEDVEIAKREKVLVDAGYMDAQQQP is encoded by the coding sequence ATGGCTTCCATCGCCGACGGTACCAGATCTACCTCCGATACCAATGGCAAGGCCGCTGAACCGGCGGAGAAGCGACGGACGGCCTTAATTACTGGCATTACTGGTCAGGATGGTTCCTACCTTACTGAGTTCCTTCTCGATAAGGGCTATGAAGTCCATGGATTGATTCGGAGATCTTCCAACTTCAATACTCAACGAATCAACCACATCTATATCGATCCTCACAATGCTAATAAGGCACGAATGAAGCTTCACTATGCTGACCTTACTGACGCCTCCTCTCTCCGTCGATGGCTTGATATTATTCTTCCTGATGAGGTTTATAACCTCGCAGCTCAATCTCATGTTGCTGTTTCTTTCGAAATTCCGGATTATACTGCTGATGTTGTTGCCACTGGTGCTCTACGTTTGCTTGAGGCTGTTCGATCTCATATCGCTGCTACTGGTCGTAGCCACATTCGATATTACCAAGCGGGATCGTCTGAAATGTTTGGGTCTACGCCGCCTCCTCAGTCGGAGACGACTCCATTTCATCCTCGATCTCCTTATGCTGCAGCGAAATGCGCTGCGCATTGGTATACTGTTAATTACCGTGAGGCCTACGGGATTTTCGCTTGTAATGGGATACTATTCAACCATGAATCGCCTCGCAGGGGAGAGAATTTCGTGACGAGGAAGATCACACGAGCTGTAGGTCGGATCAAGATTGGACTGCAGAGCAAGCTGTTCTTGGGGAATCTGCAGGCGTCGAGGGATTGGGGTTTTGCAGGGGATTATGTGGAAGCGATGTGGATGATGCTGCAGCAAGATCAACCTGATGATTACGTGGTTGCGACGGAGGAATCTCATACGGTGAAGGAGTTTTTGGAGGTGGCATTTGGGTATGTTGGATTGAATTGGAAAGATCATGTAGTGATCGACAAGAGATACTTCCGGCCGGCGGAGGTTGATAATCTGAAGGGTGATGCAAGCAAGGTGAAAAGGGTATTGGGATGGAAACCAAAAGTTGGATTTGAGAAGCTGGTGAAGATGATGGTGGATGAAGACGTTGAAATAGCCAAGCGAGAGAAGGTATTGGTTGACGCTGGCTATATGGATGCACAGCAACAGCCTTGA
- the LOC101207761 gene encoding pheophytinase, chloroplastic — MISSSNGISPSLKVKTELYNPTANWVFVPLRRAFQYRSKCVMNRRSFAFRGIVASGVSVMGSSAVIQPAQGMERLPFKPEGYNFWTWRGHKIHYVVQGEGPPIVLIHGFGASVFHWRYNIPELAKKYKVYALDLLGFGWSDKALIEYDAMVWRDQVVDFTKEVVKQPAVLVGNSLGGFTALVSAAGLPEQVRGVVLLNSAGQFGDVNKLTEEPEETSFQKFISKPLKDFFQRIFLGVLFWQTKQPARIVSVLKSVYINSENVDDYLVESISIPAADPNAREVYYRLMTRFMFNQSKYTLNSVLSELRCPLLLLWGDLDPWVGPAKANRIKEFYPNTTLVNLKAGHCPHDEVPELVNSALMDWLATLQQLQPTL, encoded by the exons ATGATTTCCTCGTCCAATGGCATTTCGCCGTCCCTTAAAGTTAAGACAGAGCTCTATAACCCTACTGCTAACTGGGTTTTTGTTCCTTTGAGGAGAGCATTTCAGTATA GAAGCAAATGTGTAATGAATAGGAGAAGTTTTGCTTTTAGGGGAATTGTGGCTTCTGGAGTTTCGGTTATGGGCTCCTCTGCGGTTATACAGCCTGCTCAAG gGATGGAAAGATTACCATTCAAACCAGAAGGTTATAACTTCTGGACATGGCGGGGTCACAAGATACATTATGTTGTACAAGGAGAAGGTCCTCCGATAGTTCTTATACATGGTTTTGGTGCTTCTGTATTTCATTGGAG GTATAACATACCAGAGCTGGCTAAGAAGTACAAGGTCTATGCCTTAGACTTGCTGGGATTTGGGTGGAGTGATAAAGCACTTATTGAGTACGATGCCATGGTCTGGAGGGATCAAGTTGTCGATTTTACGAAGGAAGTAGTGAAACAGCCTGCAGTTTTAGTTGGGAACAG CCTTGGAGGGTTTACTGCCTTGGTTTCTGCAGCAGGGTTGCCGGAGCAGGTTCGTGGAGTTGTATTACTAAACTCCGCTGGGCAGTTTGGAGATGTAAATAAGTTGACAGAAGAGCCAGAAGAAACCAGCTTCCAGAAGTTCATTTCGAAGCCGCTGAAGGATTTTTTTCAGCGAATCTTTCTTGGAGTTCTTTTCTGGCAAACCAAGCAACCAGCTAGAATTGTTTCTGTTTTGAAGAGT GTATACATAAATTCTGAAAATGTGGATGATTATCTGGTAGAGTCTATATCGATTCCAGCAGCTGATCCAAATGCTAGAGAAGTTTACTACAG ATTGATGACAAGATTCATGTTCAATCAAAGCAAATATACTCTAAACAGTGTATTGAGTGAGCTGCGGTGTCCACTGTTGTTGTTGTGGGGTGATTTGGATCCATGGGTTGGTCCTGCTAAGGCCAACAGAATCAAAGAATTTTATCCCAACACAACTCTTGTAAATTTGAAAGCAGGGCATTGCCCACATGATGAAGTTCCTGAGCTTGTCAATTCTGCTTTGATGGATTGGCTAGCAACTCTACAACAACTTCAGCCAACACTCTGA
- the LOC101206543 gene encoding probable E3 ubiquitin-protein ligase HERC4 yields the protein MNKIGLWREMIAGIRILAREQRRGISIIHFGRRCISSRAVMSFGDGSHGAIGLPTSLTGIGGSAYEPTTVPGLPSHVTTVAAGHYHSLALDSQGCLWAWGRDHEAQLGRGFASPRDSWNVPKRVIGLDQVNICSAFASGVVSAALGDDGSLWIWGKSKRGQLGLGEDVTEAVIPSRVQALEGEKIVKVSFGWGHALAFSEDGKLFGWGYYADGRLGNVGRTMKMSPLDSSSYRSTTGQEQPNIELAERLVLESMEEEKNMPIIWEPHLVEDETAVEVVDIACGLDHSLVLCRDGTLLSCGSNIYGQLGRVTQDLGLLPVDSSFHVKSIAAGLGHSLALCQDTSNKDIRDATSVISWGWNQTSQLGRVGPNNIPLAIEGLAGETPISLSGGRAHSIALGSKGEVWVWGCGRDGRLGLGSSSDESEPVFLDSLENCNVVQAVSGFDHNLVLVVD from the exons atgaacAAAATTGGATTATGGAGAGAGATGATTGCTGGAATTCGAATTCTGGCGAGGGAACAGCGAAGGGGAATCTCAATCATCCACTTCGGAAGAAGATGTATATCCAGCAGGGCGGTTATGAGTTTTGGAGATGGTAGCCATGGCGCAATCGGCTTGCCTACTTCGCTCACTGGCATTGGTGGCTCCGCTTACGAGCCCACCACCGTCCCAGGGCTTCCTTCCCACGTTACAACTGTAGCCGCCGGGCACTATCACTCTCTCGCCCTTGATTCGCAGGGCTGTCTCTGGGCTTGGGGCAGAGATCATGAAGCGCAGCTGGGCCGGGGCTTTGCTTCCCCTAG AGATTCTTGGAATGTACCAAAGAGAGTGATAGGGCTGGACCAAGTGAACATTTGTTCAGCATTTGCCTCAGGTGTTGTCTCTGCTGCTCTTGGGGATGATGGAAGTTTGTGGATTTGGGGAAAATCTAAGCGTGGACAGCTTGGTCTTGGAGAAGATGTCACAGAGGCTGTTATACCCTCTAGAGTTCAAGCACTTGAAGGTGAAAAGATAGTTAAG GTCTCTTTTGGTTGGGGACATGCACTTGCATTTAGTGAGGATGGGAAACTGTTCGGGTGGGGTTATTATGCTGATGGCAGATTGGGAAATGTTGGAAGAACGATGAAGATGTCTCCTTTGGATTCAAGTTCATATAGATCTACAACTGGCCAAGAACAACCCAACATTGAGCTTGCTGAAAGGTTGGTTTTGGAATCgatggaagaagagaaaaatatgcCAATTATATGGGAACCTCATTTGGTGGAAGATGAAACTGCCGTTGAAGTGGTAGACATTGCATGTGGACTTGATCATTCCTTGGTTCTCTGTC GCGATGGTACCCTCCTAAGCTGTGGAAGCAACATTTATGGGCAATTGGGAAGAGTTACACAAGATTTGGGGTTGCTACCAGTTGATTCAAGTTTCCATGTAAAATCTATAGCCGCAGGACTTGGTCATTCTCTGGCATTATGCCAAGATACTTCAAACAAAGACATAAGAGATGCGACGAGTGTCATCTCATGGGGATGGAATCAGACGTCTCAACTTGGAAGAGTAGGACCAAACAATATCCCATTGGCGATTGAAGGATTAGCAGGGGAAACACCTATATCATTGTCAGGAGGTCGTGCACATTCAATTGCTCTTGGCTCTAAGGGAGAAGTGTGGGTTTGGGGATGTGGAAGGGATGGTAGACTTGGGTTAGGAAGTTCCAGTGATGAGTCTGAGCCAGTTTTTCTGGATAGCCTCGAGAATTGTAATGTTGTGCAAGCTGTGTCAGGCTTTGATCACAATCTAGTATTGGTTGTTGACTGA
- the LOC101208248 gene encoding uncharacterized protein LOC101208248, producing the protein MGASESALSRSHSARAADVISTVSERSEAVDPILETLKSLQITTPILQSPPTEGSLTDILVRKPPSSSNAVTVNPQVLLELFSIYRKWQDGKVQEINKNQEDIENKIEVTDALAVKLLQRLNFSVSAVKSASQHLSEVHSLEVEIGELKGRLTEVISNCDALCRRIASEGPESLRSSIKPFVLATADTGSSCNSSSEQVALNTDPHPPEPKLN; encoded by the exons ATGGGGGCTTCAGAATCCGCACTCTCACGCTCTCACTCAGCG AGGGCAGCTGATGTAATCTCCACCGTGTCGGAGCGATCAGAAGCTGTTGATCCCATCTTAGAGACGCTCAAATCCCTTCAAATC acaACACCGATATTGCAGTCACCCCCTACGGAAGGTAGCCTGACAGATATCTTAGTAAGAAAACCGCCCTCTTCTTCAAATGCTG TTACTGTGAATCCCCAAGTGCTTTTGGAGCTTTTCTCAATATACCGTAAGTGGCAGGACGGAAAGGTCCAAGAGATCAACAAAAATCAG GAAGATATTGAGAACAAGATCGAAGTCACAGATGCCTTGGCTGTTAAACTTCTTCAACGCTTAAATTTTTCTGTTTCTGCAGTTAAGTCAGCTTCCCAACATCTATCAGAAG TTCACTCACTGGAAGTGGAAATCGGTGAGCTCAAGGGAAGATTGACAGAGGTTATTAGTAATTGCGATGCATTATGCAGAAGAATTGCCTCAGAGGGTCCGGAGTCTCTTCGGTCATCTATCAAGCCATTTGTTCTTGCAACGGCCGACACAGGGTCATCCTGCAACTCATCTTCTGAACAAGTAGCTTTGAATACAGATCCACATCCCCCAGaacccaaattaaattga
- the LOC101218482 gene encoding laccase-11 produces MASLVWFVHRLTFLFVASCIGLISFSVEAAIKRYQFDVQVQNISRLCHAKPIVTVNGKFPGPTIYVQEGDRVLVNVTNHAQYNMSIHWHGLKQYRNGWADGPAYITQCPIQRGNSYTYDFNVTGQRGTLWWHAHILWLRATVYGAIVILPKQGTPYPFPQPNGEFEILLGEWWNNDVEAVVNQGSRMGLPPNMSDAHTINGKPGPLFPCSEKHTFAMEVEAGKTYLLRIINAALNDELFFAIAGHSMTVVEVDAVYTKPFTTQAILIAPGQTTNVLLQANQAPNRYFMASRSFMDVPIPVDNKTATGILQYRGIPNTVLPTLPQLPASNDTSFALSYNKKLKSLNSPQYPANVPLKVDRKLFYTIGLGQNECPTCLNGTQLVASLNNISFVMPQIGLLQSHYFNIGGVFRTDFPDRPPTPFNYTGAPLTANLRTAVGTRLSKIAFNSTVELVLQDTNLLTVESHPFHLHGYNFFVVGTGIGNFDPAKDPAKYNLVDPVERNTVGVPTGGWTAIRFRADNPGVWFMHCHLEVHTGWGLKTAFVVEDGPGKDQSILPPPKDLPPC; encoded by the exons ATGGCCAGCTTGGTTTGGTTCGTTCATCGTCTGACATTTCTCTTTGTTGCTAGTTGTATAGGATTAATCTCATTTTCTGTAGAAGCTGCAATAAAGAGATATCAGTTTGAT GTTCAAGTGCAGAATATAAGTAGATTGTGTCATGCAAAGCCAATTGTCACTGTAAACGGGAAGTTCCCAGGGCCGACAATATACGTACAGGAAGGAGATCGAGTTCTTGTCAATGTTACGAACCATGCTCAATATAACATGTCAATTCATTG GCATGGATTGAAGCAGTATCGAAATGGCTGGGCAGATGGACCTGCTTACATTACGCAATGTCCTATTCAGAGAGGAAACAGCTATACCTATGATTTCAATGTCACAGGACAAAGAGGCACATTATGGTGGCATGCACACATTCTTTGGCTAAGGGCAACAGTTTATGGAGCAATTGTCATATTGCCCAAGCAAGGAACCCCTTATCCATTCCCTCAGCCAAACGGAGAATTTGAAATTCTTCTAG GAGAATGGTGGAATAATGATGTCGAGGCAGTTGTCAACCAAGGATCGCGCATGGGACTGCCACCAAATATGTCTGATGCTCACACAATCAATGGCAAGCCAGGGCCACTCTTCCCTTGTTCAGAAAAAC ATACTTTTGCCATGGAGGTTGAAGCTGGAAAGACATATCTCTTGAGAATAATAAATGCTGCCCTCAACGACGAGCTTTTCTTTGCCATTGCTGGTCACAGCATGACAGTCGTAGAGGTTGATGCAGTTTACACGAAACCATTCACTACACAAGCTATACTAATTGCACCAGGACAGACCACAAATGTCTTGTTGCAAGCCAACCAAGCACCTAATAGATATTTCATGGCTTCCAGGTCGTTCATGGATGTTCCAATTCCTGTGGACAACAAAACAGCCACCGGTATTCTCCAATACAGAGGAATCCCAAACACAGTCCTCCCAACCCTTCCCCAATTACCAGCCTCAAATGACACGTCATTTGCTTTGAGCTACAACAAGAAGCTGAAAAGCTTAAACTCACCTCAATATCCTGCTAACGTTCCACTCAAAGTTGACCGAAAGCTTTTCTACACGATTGGTTTGGGCCAAAACGAGTGCCCCACGTGTCTAAATGGAACCCAACTCGTTGCTTCATTAAACAACATCTCTTTTGTGATGCCTCAAATTGGTCTTCTTCAATCTCATTACTTCAATATCGGTGGAGTATTTAGAACTGATTTCCCAGACAGACCTCCAACTCCATTCAACTATACTGGAGCACCACTGACCGCTAATCTGAGAACTGCAGTGGGCACGAGGCTTAGCAAGATTGCATTCAATTCTACGGTCGAGCTGGTATTACAGGACACCAATCTTCTTACTGTTGAGTCCCATCCATTCCATCTCCATGGCTACAACTTTTTCGTTGTTGGAACGGGGATCGGGAACTTCGATCCAGCCAAAGATCCTGCAAAGTACAACTTGGTTGATCCTGTCGAGAGAAATACAGTTGGAGTTCCAACTGGAGGATGGACTGCCATCCGATTTAGAGCTGATAACCCAG GAGTCTGGTTCATGCATTGTCATCTTGAAGTCCACACAGGATGGGGTCTAAAAACAGCATTTGTGGTTGAAGACGGACCTGGAAAAGATCAAAGCATTCTTCCACCCCCAAAGGATCTTCCACCATGCTAA
- the LOC101206789 gene encoding peptidyl-prolyl cis-trans isomerase Pin1, which produces MSSSAATAQVRASHILIKHQGSRRPASWKDPEGRIIKNTTRESAVSQLTVIRNDIISGKAKFEDIATRISDCSSAKRGGDLGPFGRGQMQKPFEEATYALKVGEISDIIDTDSGVHIIKRTA; this is translated from the exons ATGTCCTCTTCGGCGGCCACCGCTCAGGTTAGAGCATCGCATATACTCATAAAGCACCAAGGTTCGCGACGTCCTGCTTCCTGGAAAGATCCGGAAGGCAGAATTATCAAGAATACCACTCGTGAGAGCGCCGTCTCTCAGCTTACTGTCATTCGAAACGACATCATTTCCGGCAAGGCTAAGTTTGAGGATATTGCTACTCGCATCTCTGACTGCAGCTCTGCCAAGCGTGGCGGCGATCTAG GTCCTTTCGGGCGTGGCCAGATGCAGAAGCCTTTTGAAGAAGCAACATATGCCCTCAAGGTTGGAGAGATAAGCGACATTATTGATACTGACAGTGGAGTTCACATCATCAAGCGCACTGCTTAA